One window from the genome of Rhinolophus ferrumequinum isolate MPI-CBG mRhiFer1 unplaced genomic scaffold, mRhiFer1_v1.p scaffold_27_arrow_ctg1, whole genome shotgun sequence encodes:
- the LOC117019974 gene encoding popy Class I histocompatibility antigen, A-1 alpha chain-like isoform X2 has translation MGPGTLLLLLSGALGLTGTRAGSHSMRYYRTTWSRPGRGEPRFIAVGYVDDTQFVRFDGDAASPRMEPRAAWMEGPWVEQAMQGYWDGETQACKDHAQIHRGHLNTLRGYYNQSDAGSHTLQWMSGCDVGPDGSFLRGYSQVAYDGADYIALNEDLRSWTAADAVAQITKREWEAAGAAEGWRGYLEGLCRETLGKYLEKGKETLLRADPPKTHVTHHRTSDRDVTLKCWALGFYPAEITLTWQLDGEDLTQDTELVETRPAGDGTFQKWAAVGAPSGEEQRYTCHVQHKGLPESLTLRWEPPPQAAIPVGMVVGIIAGLVLLGAAVTGAVLWKRKHSGEKGGSYAQAAGGDSAQGSDVSLTASRA, from the exons ATGGGCCCCGGgaccctcctcctgctgctctcgGGGGCCCTGGGCCTGACGGGGACCCGGGCGG GCTCCCACTCCATGAGGTATTACCGCACCACCTGGTCCCGGCCCGGCCGCGGGGAGCCCCGGTTCATCGCCGTCGGCTACGTGGACGACACGCAGTTCGTGCGGTTCGATGGCGACGCGGCGAGTCCGCGGATGGAGCCGCGGGCGGCGTGGATGGAGGGGCCGTGGGTGGAGCAGGCGATGCAGGGGTACTGGGACGGGGAGACGCAGGCCTGCAAGGACCACGCACAGATTCACCGAGGGCACCTGAACACCCTGCGCGGCTACTACAACCAGAGCGACGCCG GGTCTCACACTCTCCAGTGGATGTCCGGCTGCGACGTGGGGCCGGACGGGAGCTTCCTCCGCGGGTACAGTCAGGTCGCCTACGACGGCGCCGACTACATCGCCCTGAACGAGGACCTGCGCTCCTGGACCGCGGCGGACGCGGTGGCTCAGATCACCAAGCGCGAGTGGGAGGCGGCCGGTGCGGCGGAGGGATGGAGGGGCTACTTGGAGGGCCTGTGCAGGGAGACGCTCGGCAAATAcctggagaaggggaaggagacgCTGCTGCGCGCAG ACCCTCCAAAGACACACGTGACCCACCACCGCACCTCTGACCGTGACGTCACCCTGAAGTGCTGGGCGCTGGGCTTCTACCCTGCGGAGATCACCCTGACCTGGCAGCTCGATGGGGAGGACCTGACCCAGGACACGGAGCTCGTGGAAACCAGGCCTGCGGGGGACGGGACCTTCCAGAAGTGGGCAGCTGTGGGGGCGCCTTctggagaggagcagagataCACGTGCCATGTGCAGCACAAGGGGCTGCCCGAGTCCCTGACCCTGAGATGGG AGCCGCCGCCTCAGGCCGCCATCCCCGTTGGCATGGTGGTGGGCATCATTGCTGGGCTGGTCCTCCTTGGAGCTGCGGTCACTGGAGCTGTGCTGTGGAAGAGGAAGCACTCAG GTGAAAAAGGAGGGAGCTATGCTCAGGCTGCAG GTGGTGACAGTGCCCAGGGCTCTGATGTGTCCCTCACGGCTTCTAGAG
- the LOC117019974 gene encoding popy Class I histocompatibility antigen, A-1 alpha chain-like isoform X1 has protein sequence MGPGTLLLLLSGALGLTGTRAGSHSMRYYRTTWSRPGRGEPRFIAVGYVDDTQFVRFDGDAASPRMEPRAAWMEGPWVEQAMQGYWDGETQACKDHAQIHRGHLNTLRGYYNQSDAGSHTLQWMSGCDVGPDGSFLRGYSQVAYDGADYIALNEDLRSWTAADAVAQITKREWEAAGAAEGWRGYLEGLCRETLGKYLEKGKETLLRADPPKTHVTHHRTSDRDVTLKCWALGFYPAEITLTWQLDGEDLTQDTELVETRPAGDGTFQKWAAVGAPSGEEQRYTCHVQHKGLPESLTLRWEPPPQAAIPVGMVVGIIAGLVLLGAAVTGAVLWKRKHSAGEKGGSYAQAAGGDSAQGSDVSLTASRA, from the exons ATGGGCCCCGGgaccctcctcctgctgctctcgGGGGCCCTGGGCCTGACGGGGACCCGGGCGG GCTCCCACTCCATGAGGTATTACCGCACCACCTGGTCCCGGCCCGGCCGCGGGGAGCCCCGGTTCATCGCCGTCGGCTACGTGGACGACACGCAGTTCGTGCGGTTCGATGGCGACGCGGCGAGTCCGCGGATGGAGCCGCGGGCGGCGTGGATGGAGGGGCCGTGGGTGGAGCAGGCGATGCAGGGGTACTGGGACGGGGAGACGCAGGCCTGCAAGGACCACGCACAGATTCACCGAGGGCACCTGAACACCCTGCGCGGCTACTACAACCAGAGCGACGCCG GGTCTCACACTCTCCAGTGGATGTCCGGCTGCGACGTGGGGCCGGACGGGAGCTTCCTCCGCGGGTACAGTCAGGTCGCCTACGACGGCGCCGACTACATCGCCCTGAACGAGGACCTGCGCTCCTGGACCGCGGCGGACGCGGTGGCTCAGATCACCAAGCGCGAGTGGGAGGCGGCCGGTGCGGCGGAGGGATGGAGGGGCTACTTGGAGGGCCTGTGCAGGGAGACGCTCGGCAAATAcctggagaaggggaaggagacgCTGCTGCGCGCAG ACCCTCCAAAGACACACGTGACCCACCACCGCACCTCTGACCGTGACGTCACCCTGAAGTGCTGGGCGCTGGGCTTCTACCCTGCGGAGATCACCCTGACCTGGCAGCTCGATGGGGAGGACCTGACCCAGGACACGGAGCTCGTGGAAACCAGGCCTGCGGGGGACGGGACCTTCCAGAAGTGGGCAGCTGTGGGGGCGCCTTctggagaggagcagagataCACGTGCCATGTGCAGCACAAGGGGCTGCCCGAGTCCCTGACCCTGAGATGGG AGCCGCCGCCTCAGGCCGCCATCCCCGTTGGCATGGTGGTGGGCATCATTGCTGGGCTGGTCCTCCTTGGAGCTGCGGTCACTGGAGCTGTGCTGTGGAAGAGGAAGCACTCAG CAGGTGAAAAAGGAGGGAGCTATGCTCAGGCTGCAG GTGGTGACAGTGCCCAGGGCTCTGATGTGTCCCTCACGGCTTCTAGAG